A section of the Effusibacillus lacus genome encodes:
- the rplN gene encoding 50S ribosomal protein L14, translated as MIQPQSRLVVADNSGAKEIMCFRVLGGSNRRSANIGDIIIASVKSATPGGVVKKGDVVKAVIVRSKRGVRRDDGSYIRFDENAAVIIKEDKSPRGTRIFGPVARELREKDFMKIISLAPEVL; from the coding sequence ATGATTCAACCGCAAAGTCGACTCGTTGTGGCTGACAACTCCGGTGCGAAAGAAATCATGTGTTTCCGGGTGCTGGGCGGTTCTAACCGTCGCTCTGCCAACATCGGCGATATCATCATCGCTTCTGTGAAGAGCGCAACACCCGGGGGCGTTGTCAAGAAGGGTGACGTAGTAAAGGCTGTCATCGTCCGCTCCAAGCGTGGTGTTCGCCGTGACGATGGTTCCTATATCCGTTTCGACGAAAACGCAGCCGTCATCATCAAGGAAGACAAGAGTCCGCGCGGTACCCGTATCTTCGGACCGGTTGCCCGTGAACTCCGTGAAAAAGATTTTATGAAAATCATCTCCCTGGCTCCGGAAGTTCTGTAA
- the rpsQ gene encoding 30S ribosomal protein S17, whose protein sequence is MSVERNYRKVRVGKVVSDKMDKTIVVAVESHEKHPLYGKKITVTKKYKAHDENNTAKIGDIVKIMETRPLSKDKRWRLVEVVEKAVIL, encoded by the coding sequence ATGAGCGTAGAGCGTAATTACCGCAAAGTCCGTGTTGGTAAAGTCGTTTCCGATAAGATGGACAAAACCATCGTGGTGGCTGTAGAATCGCACGAAAAACATCCGTTGTACGGAAAAAAAATTACGGTCACCAAGAAGTACAAAGCTCATGACGAAAACAACACCGCCAAGATCGGTGACATCGTAAAAATCATGGAAACCCGCCCCTTGTCCAAAGACAAGCGCTGGCGTCTGGTTGAAGTGGTTGAAAAGGCAGTCATACTGTAA